Proteins encoded by one window of Brienomyrus brachyistius isolate T26 chromosome 1, BBRACH_0.4, whole genome shotgun sequence:
- the gja5a gene encoding gap junction protein, alpha 5a: MGDWSLLGNFLEEVQEHSTSVGKVWLTVLFIFRILVLGTAAESSWGDEQSDFTCDTKQPGCTNVCYDAAFPIAHIRYWVLQIVFVSTPSLIYMGHAMHVVRAEEKRRQREEDRGGAEKEYLEQKEAEKTKGRIRLRGALLHTYVLSILIRTGMEVAFVVGQYMIYGIFLKALYTCKTQPCPNTVNCYVSRPTEKNIFIVFMLSVAGVSLLLSVVELYHLGLKAFKRCVKAYVAAHALEVQPAAMTVASHEPNTPRTNDSCTPPPDFNQCLSTAPPHPHTSCQPFSNRMAHQQNSANLATERDRTHDPPWEEDFLQLSYDPDSKAPCSLLKGKGCPSKASDSCGRARPSDLAV; the protein is encoded by the coding sequence ATGGGGGACTGGAGTCTTTTGGGGAACTTCCTTGAAGAAGTGCAGGAACACTCAACCTCCGTGGGCAAGGTCTGGCTCACCGTCCTCTTCATCTTCCGCATCCTGGTGCTGGGCACGGCAGCCGAGTCCTCCTGGGGCGACGAGCAGTCCGACTTCACGTGCGACACCAAGCAGCCGGGCTGCACCAACGTGTGCTACGACGCCGCCTTCCCCATAGCCCACATCCGCTACTGGGTGCTACAGATCGTGTTCGTCTCCACGCCCTCGCTCATCTACATGGGACACGCCATGCACGTGGTGCGGGCGGAGGAGAAGCGGCGGCAGCGGGAGGAAGATCGCGGCGGAGCCGAGAAGGAGTACCTGGAGCAGAAGGAGGCAGAGAAAACCAAGGGCAGAATCCGCCTTAGGGGGGCGCTGTTGCACACGTACGTGCTCAGCATCCTCATTCGCACCGGCATGGAGGTGGCCTTCGTCGTTGGCCAGTACATGATCTATGGAATCTTCCTCAAAGCCTTGTACACGTGCAAGACGCAGCCGTGCCCCAACACGGTCAACTGCTACGTGTCGCGGCCCACAGAGAAGAACATCTTCATCGTGTTCATGCTGTCGGTGGCCGGGGTCTCTCTTCTTCTCAGTGTGGTCGAGCTCTACCACCTGGGCTTGAAGGCTTTCAAGCGGTGCGTAAAGGCCTACGTTGCCGCCCACGCCCTGGAAGTCCAGCCGGCTGCCATGACAGTAGCCAGCCACGAGCCCAACACGCCAAGGACCAACGACTCATGCACCCCGCCCCCCGATTTCAACCAATGCCTGTCtacagcacccccccacccgcacACCAGCTGCCAGCCCTTCAGCAACAGAATGGCTCACCAGCAGAACTCGGCCAACTTGGCCACCGAGCGCGATCGCACCCATGACCCCCCCTGGGAGGAGGACTTCCTGCAGTTGAGCTATGACCCAGACAGCAAGGCTCCCTGCAGCCTCCTCAAGGGGAAAGGCTGCCCAAGCAAAGCCAGTGACTCCTGTGGGCGGGCACGACCAAGTGACCTGGCGGTATAG
- the gja8a gene encoding gap junction protein alpha 8 paralog a: MGDWSFLGNVLEEVNEHSTVIGRVWLTVLFIFRILTLGTAAEFVWGDEQSDFICNTKQPGCENVCYDEAFPISHIRLWVLQIIFVSTPSLMYVGHAVHHIHMEEKRKEREEVEVSHRQKTGEEHLPSTPDQGNVHAVKEATTKGGKKYRLKGTLLLTYTCHIIFKTLFEVGFITGQYYLYGFSILPLYKCARWPCPNVVDCFVSRPTEKTIFIIFMVTVAFVSLFLNFVEIFYLGIRKIRCLSCEPSMPQSDSSLPSVAMFSIQKMQRYNLLKDRPTAQFYCITKEGLEEERLCMPHSTLEKKVADPTMLKQPMRYGEGATPYVVTTEPKEEEQEHPVEATETIQDIRPLSSLSKASSRARSDDLTV; this comes from the coding sequence ATGGGTGACTGGAGCTTCTTGGGAAACGTCCTGGAGGAGGTAAATGAGCACTCAACAGTGATCGGCAGGGTATGGCTGACTGTGCTCTTCATCTTCCGGATCCTCACCCTGGGAACGGCGGCAGAGTTTGTCTGGGGTGACGAACAGTCAGACTTCATCTGCAACACCAAGCAGCCGGGCTGTGAGAACGTGTGTTACGACGAAGCCTTTCCCATTTCGCACATCCGGCTCTGGGTTCTCCAGatcatctttgtctccacaccGTCACTGATGTATGTCGGCCATGCTGTGCACCATATCCATATGGAGGAGAAGCGCAAGGAGAGAGAGGAGGTGGAGGTGAGCCACAGGCAGAAGACAGGAGAGGAACATCTGCCATCAACACCCGACCAAGGCAATGTTCATGCTGTCAAGGAGGCCACCACCAAAGGTGGCAAGAAGTACCGTCTAAAGGGCACCTTGCTACTGACCTACACCTGCCATATCATCTTCAAGACCCTCTTTGAGGTGGGTTTCATAACGGGTCAGTACTACCTCTATGGTTTCAGCATCCTTCCCCTGTACAAGTGTGCCCGGTGGCCCTGCCCCAACGTTGTAGATTGCTTTGTCTCGCGGCCCACCGAAAAGACCATATTCATCATCTTTATGGTGACTGTGGCCTTTGTGTCACTCTTCCTTAACTTTGTGGAGATCTTCTACCTGGGGATCAGGAAGATCCGCTGTTTATCCTGCGAGCCCTCAATGCCGCAAAGTGATTCAAGTTTACCCTCTGTGGCCATGTTCTCGATCCAGAAGATGCAGAGATACAACCTACTGAAAGACAGGCCCACAGCCCAGTTCTACTGCATTACCAAGGAGGGGCTGGAGGAAGAGAGGCTCTGCATGCCCCACAGTACACTGGAGAAGAAGGTGGCAGATCCAACCATGCTAAAGCAGCCCATGAGGTATGGTGAAGGTGCCACCCCCTATGTTGTGACCACGGAGCCAAAAGAAGAGGAGCAAGAGCATCCTGTCGAAGCCACTGAGACGATACAAGACATCAGACCTCTGAGTAGCTTGAGCAAAGCCAGCAGCAGGGCAAGGTCAGATGATCTCACTGTTTGa